The following proteins come from a genomic window of Panthera leo isolate Ple1 chromosome E2, P.leo_Ple1_pat1.1, whole genome shotgun sequence:
- the LOC122207801 gene encoding sialic acid-binding Ig-like lectin 10 isoform X1: MASPTFHSLPTPRGPPEGPALPSQAPGSLPPPHPVPQERFRVLAGSQAQAPGFSLQVQSVVTVQEGLCVHVPCTLSYPRIGWTEDTPALGSWFVVGTDTNKGRPVATNKQDQVHGGSGGRFQLTGDPQNRSCSLLIRDAQVEDSAQYFFRVERGSYVRYNFVESPFYLEVTGMDRAPAGLGGKLSSSLPFPNPHTHTHTLWGADQGSPLQHPLPGLGLCPLSAPALTQKPDVYVPETLEAGRRATLICVFNWAFEECPAPTFSWMGAAVTTPGPGRKPSYFSVLSLTPRPQDHGTHLTCRVDFSRKGVSAETTVRLNVTHVPKDLVISLSRAKASAPEPQGNSPHLEVQKGQFLQLVCASESQSPATLSWALEDRILSWSHPWTPGPLALVLTRVMPGDSGCYTCRAENRRGSQSRTLNLSVQYAPENLRVMALQANRTVLENLGNGTSLPALEGQSLRLLCVAHSNPPAQLSWALRGQTLSPSQPADPGILELPQIQTEHEGVLTCRAQNSLGSQHVSLLLSVVCPPRLLGPSCSWEGEALGCTCSAQAQPAPTLSWRLGEGLLEGNHSDASLTVTSSSEGPWANSSLSLRGPLSSGLRLSCEARNAHGEQSAAVLLLPDKKGLLSKALGSGIFLGMGITTLLFLCLILVTKTLRKKQAQAGTPAHAGAPAHAGTPAQAGTPAQAGAPPKPKAKRRSTILDYINVVPNPGPLARNRNRNQNRKAMPSSPSQASPPGAPSQECKKNQKELHAAPHTYPGPRSSTKASESESNQENLHYAALTFSGLRPWDTWESKDTGPEYEDIKFH, encoded by the exons ATGGCCTCACCCACcttccactccctccccacccccaggggacCCCCAGAAGGACCAGCTCTGCCATCCCAAGCACCAggcagcctccccccaccccacccagtccCCCAGGAAAGATTCAGAGTCCTAGCGG GGTCTCAGGCTCAGGCCCCAGGATTCTCCCTGCAAGTGCAGAGCGTGGTGACGGTGCAGGAGggcctgtgtgtgcacgtgccttGCACCCTCTCCTACCCCCGGATAGGCTGGACGGAGGACACCCCCGCCCTCGGCTCCTGGTTCGTGGTCGGGACAGACACGAACAAGGGAAGACCGGTGGCCACAAACAAGCAGGATCAAGTGCACGGTGGCTCCGGGGGCCGGTTCCAGCTCACTGGGGATCCCCAGAACCGCAGCTGCTCCTTGCTGATCAGAGACGCCCAGGTGGAGGACTCGGCACAGTACTTCTTTCGGGTGGAGAGAGGCAGTTACGTGCGGTATAATTTCGTGGAAAGCCCGTTCTATCTGGAAGTGACAGGTATGGACCGGGCTCCAGCAGGACTGGGAGGGAaactctcctcctccctgccgttccccaacccccacacacacacacacacactgtggggAGCAGATCAGGGGTCACCCCtgcagcaccccctcccagggctaggattgtgccctctctctgccccagccctgacACAGAAGCCCGATGTCTACGTCCCAGAGACCCTGGAAGCAGGGCGCCGGGCGACACTCATCTGTGTGTTTAACTGGGCCTTTGAGGAATGTCCAGCCCCTACTTTCTCCTGGATGGGGGCCGCCGTCACCACCCCAGGGCCCGGACGCAAACCCTCCTACTTCTCAGTGCTTTCTCTCACACCGAGACCCCAGGACCACGGCACCCACCTCACGTGCCGGGTAGACTTCTCCAGAAAGGGCGTGAGCGCAGAGACAACCGTTCGACTTAACGTCACCC ATGTCCCCAAAGACCTGGTTATCAGCCTTTCCAGAGCCAAGGCATCAG CCCCGGAGCCCCAGGGAAACAGCCCACATCTGGAAGTCCAGAAAGGCCAGTTCCTGCAGCTGGTCTGTGCTTCCGAGAGCCAGTCCCCTGCCACCCTGAGCTGGGCCCTGGAGGACAGGATCCTCTCTTGGTCTCACCCCTGGACCCCCGGCCCCCTGGCTCTGGTGCTGACCCGGGTGATGCCTGGGGATTCAGGCTGCTACACCTGCCGAGCAGAGAACAGGCGTGGCTCCCAGAGCCGCACCCTGAACCTCTCCGTGCAGT ATGCCCCAGAGAACCTGAGAGTGATGGCCCTACAAGCAAACAGGACAG TCCTGGAAAACCTTGGGAATGGCACGtccctcccagccctggaggGCCAAAGTTTGCGTCTGCTCTGTGTCGCCCACAGCAACCCCCCAGCCCAGCTGAGCTGGGCCCTGCGGGGACAGACTCTGAGCCCCTCCCAGCCCGCAGACCCCGGGATCCTGGAGCTGCCTCAGATACAAACGGAGCATGAAGGAGTCCTCACCTGCCGAGCTCAGAACTCGCTGGGCTCCCAGCAcgtctccctgcttctctctgtggTCT gCCCCCCGAGGCTGCTCGGCCCCTCCTGCTCCTGGGAGGGCGAGGCGCTGGGCTGCACCTGCTCCGCCCAAGCCCAGCCGGCCCCCACCCTGAGCTGGCGGCTAGGGgaggggctgctggaggggaacCACAGCGACGCTTCCTTGACCGTCACCTCCAGCTCCGAGGGGCCCTGGGCCAACAGCTCCCTGAGCCTCAGGGGACCGCTGAGCTCCGGCCTCAGACTCAGCTGCGAGGCCCGGAATGCACATGGGGAACAGAGCGCCGCGGTCCTGCTGTTGCCAG ATAAGAAGGGACTCCTCTCAAAGGCGTTGGGTAGCGGAATATTTCTGGGAATGGGCATCACGACgctccttttcctctgcctcatCCTGGTCAC GAAGACTCTGAGGAAGAAACAGGCCCAGGCAGGGACTCCGGCCCACGCAGGGGCTCCGGCCCACGCAGGGACTCCGGCCCAGGCAGGGACTCCGGCCCAGGCAGGGGCTCCGCCGAAGCCCAAGGCCAAGCGGAGAAGCACGATCCTGGACTACATCAACGTGGTCCCCAATCCTGGTCCCCTG GCTCGCAATCGGAACCGGAACCAGAACCGGAAGGCCATGCCGAGCAGTCCTTCCCAGGCCTCTCCTCCAGGCGCTCCCTCCCAGGAATGTAAGA
- the LOC122207801 gene encoding sialic acid-binding Ig-like lectin 10 isoform X3, giving the protein MALSLLLALLWGGSQAQAPGFSLQVQSVVTVQEGLCVHVPCTLSYPRIGWTEDTPALGSWFVVGTDTNKGRPVATNKQDQVHGGSGGRFQLTGDPQNRSCSLLIRDAQVEDSAQYFFRVERGSYVRYNFVESPFYLEVTGMDRAPAGLGGKLSSSLPFPNPHTHTHTLWGADQGSPLQHPLPGLGLCPLSAPALTQKPDVYVPETLEAGRRATLICVFNWAFEECPAPTFSWMGAAVTTPGPGRKPSYFSVLSLTPRPQDHGTHLTCRVDFSRKGVSAETTVRLNVTHVPKDLVISLSRAKASAPEPQGNSPHLEVQKGQFLQLVCASESQSPATLSWALEDRILSWSHPWTPGPLALVLTRVMPGDSGCYTCRAENRRGSQSRTLNLSVQYAPENLRVMALQANRTVLENLGNGTSLPALEGQSLRLLCVAHSNPPAQLSWALRGQTLSPSQPADPGILELPQIQTEHEGVLTCRAQNSLGSQHVSLLLSVVCPPRLLGPSCSWEGEALGCTCSAQAQPAPTLSWRLGEGLLEGNHSDASLTVTSSSEGPWANSSLSLRGPLSSGLRLSCEARNAHGEQSAAVLLLPDKKGLLSKALGSGIFLGMGITTLLFLCLILVTKTLRKKQAQAGTPAHAGAPAHAGTPAQAGTPAQAGAPPKPKAKRRSTILDYINVVPNPGPLARNRNRNQNRKAMPSSPSQASPPGAPSQECKKNQKELHAAPHTYPGPRSSTKASESESNQENLHYAALTFSGLRPWDTWESKDTGPEYEDIKFH; this is encoded by the exons ATGGCCCTGTCACTGCTGTTGGCCCTGCTGTGGGGCG GGTCTCAGGCTCAGGCCCCAGGATTCTCCCTGCAAGTGCAGAGCGTGGTGACGGTGCAGGAGggcctgtgtgtgcacgtgccttGCACCCTCTCCTACCCCCGGATAGGCTGGACGGAGGACACCCCCGCCCTCGGCTCCTGGTTCGTGGTCGGGACAGACACGAACAAGGGAAGACCGGTGGCCACAAACAAGCAGGATCAAGTGCACGGTGGCTCCGGGGGCCGGTTCCAGCTCACTGGGGATCCCCAGAACCGCAGCTGCTCCTTGCTGATCAGAGACGCCCAGGTGGAGGACTCGGCACAGTACTTCTTTCGGGTGGAGAGAGGCAGTTACGTGCGGTATAATTTCGTGGAAAGCCCGTTCTATCTGGAAGTGACAGGTATGGACCGGGCTCCAGCAGGACTGGGAGGGAaactctcctcctccctgccgttccccaacccccacacacacacacacacactgtggggAGCAGATCAGGGGTCACCCCtgcagcaccccctcccagggctaggattgtgccctctctctgccccagccctgacACAGAAGCCCGATGTCTACGTCCCAGAGACCCTGGAAGCAGGGCGCCGGGCGACACTCATCTGTGTGTTTAACTGGGCCTTTGAGGAATGTCCAGCCCCTACTTTCTCCTGGATGGGGGCCGCCGTCACCACCCCAGGGCCCGGACGCAAACCCTCCTACTTCTCAGTGCTTTCTCTCACACCGAGACCCCAGGACCACGGCACCCACCTCACGTGCCGGGTAGACTTCTCCAGAAAGGGCGTGAGCGCAGAGACAACCGTTCGACTTAACGTCACCC ATGTCCCCAAAGACCTGGTTATCAGCCTTTCCAGAGCCAAGGCATCAG CCCCGGAGCCCCAGGGAAACAGCCCACATCTGGAAGTCCAGAAAGGCCAGTTCCTGCAGCTGGTCTGTGCTTCCGAGAGCCAGTCCCCTGCCACCCTGAGCTGGGCCCTGGAGGACAGGATCCTCTCTTGGTCTCACCCCTGGACCCCCGGCCCCCTGGCTCTGGTGCTGACCCGGGTGATGCCTGGGGATTCAGGCTGCTACACCTGCCGAGCAGAGAACAGGCGTGGCTCCCAGAGCCGCACCCTGAACCTCTCCGTGCAGT ATGCCCCAGAGAACCTGAGAGTGATGGCCCTACAAGCAAACAGGACAG TCCTGGAAAACCTTGGGAATGGCACGtccctcccagccctggaggGCCAAAGTTTGCGTCTGCTCTGTGTCGCCCACAGCAACCCCCCAGCCCAGCTGAGCTGGGCCCTGCGGGGACAGACTCTGAGCCCCTCCCAGCCCGCAGACCCCGGGATCCTGGAGCTGCCTCAGATACAAACGGAGCATGAAGGAGTCCTCACCTGCCGAGCTCAGAACTCGCTGGGCTCCCAGCAcgtctccctgcttctctctgtggTCT gCCCCCCGAGGCTGCTCGGCCCCTCCTGCTCCTGGGAGGGCGAGGCGCTGGGCTGCACCTGCTCCGCCCAAGCCCAGCCGGCCCCCACCCTGAGCTGGCGGCTAGGGgaggggctgctggaggggaacCACAGCGACGCTTCCTTGACCGTCACCTCCAGCTCCGAGGGGCCCTGGGCCAACAGCTCCCTGAGCCTCAGGGGACCGCTGAGCTCCGGCCTCAGACTCAGCTGCGAGGCCCGGAATGCACATGGGGAACAGAGCGCCGCGGTCCTGCTGTTGCCAG ATAAGAAGGGACTCCTCTCAAAGGCGTTGGGTAGCGGAATATTTCTGGGAATGGGCATCACGACgctccttttcctctgcctcatCCTGGTCAC GAAGACTCTGAGGAAGAAACAGGCCCAGGCAGGGACTCCGGCCCACGCAGGGGCTCCGGCCCACGCAGGGACTCCGGCCCAGGCAGGGACTCCGGCCCAGGCAGGGGCTCCGCCGAAGCCCAAGGCCAAGCGGAGAAGCACGATCCTGGACTACATCAACGTGGTCCCCAATCCTGGTCCCCTG GCTCGCAATCGGAACCGGAACCAGAACCGGAAGGCCATGCCGAGCAGTCCTTCCCAGGCCTCTCCTCCAGGCGCTCCCTCCCAGGAATGTAAGA
- the LOC122207801 gene encoding sialic acid-binding Ig-like lectin 10 isoform X4, with product MALSLLLALLWGGSQAQAPGFSLQVQSVVTVQEGLCVHVPCTLSYPRIGWTEDTPALGSWFVVGTDTNKGRPVATNKQDQVHGGSGGRFQLTGDPQNRSCSLLIRDAQVEDSAQYFFRVERGSYVRYNFVESPFYLEVTALTQKPDVYVPETLEAGRRATLICVFNWAFEECPAPTFSWMGAAVTTPGPGRKPSYFSVLSLTPRPQDHGTHLTCRVDFSRKGVSAETTVRLNVTHVPKDLVISLSRAKASAPEPQGNSPHLEVQKGQFLQLVCASESQSPATLSWALEDRILSWSHPWTPGPLALVLTRVMPGDSGCYTCRAENRRGSQSRTLNLSVQYAPENLRVMALQANRTVLENLGNGTSLPALEGQSLRLLCVAHSNPPAQLSWALRGQTLSPSQPADPGILELPQIQTEHEGVLTCRAQNSLGSQHVSLLLSVVCPPRLLGPSCSWEGEALGCTCSAQAQPAPTLSWRLGEGLLEGNHSDASLTVTSSSEGPWANSSLSLRGPLSSGLRLSCEARNAHGEQSAAVLLLPDKKGLLSKALGSGIFLGMGITTLLFLCLILVTKTLRKKQAQAGTPAHAGAPAHAGTPAQAGTPAQAGAPPKPKAKRRSTILDYINVVPNPGPLARNRNRNQNRKAMPSSPSQASPPGAPSQECKKNQKELHAAPHTYPGPRSSTKASESESNQENLHYAALTFSGLRPWDTWESKDTGPEYEDIKFH from the exons ATGGCCCTGTCACTGCTGTTGGCCCTGCTGTGGGGCG GGTCTCAGGCTCAGGCCCCAGGATTCTCCCTGCAAGTGCAGAGCGTGGTGACGGTGCAGGAGggcctgtgtgtgcacgtgccttGCACCCTCTCCTACCCCCGGATAGGCTGGACGGAGGACACCCCCGCCCTCGGCTCCTGGTTCGTGGTCGGGACAGACACGAACAAGGGAAGACCGGTGGCCACAAACAAGCAGGATCAAGTGCACGGTGGCTCCGGGGGCCGGTTCCAGCTCACTGGGGATCCCCAGAACCGCAGCTGCTCCTTGCTGATCAGAGACGCCCAGGTGGAGGACTCGGCACAGTACTTCTTTCGGGTGGAGAGAGGCAGTTACGTGCGGTATAATTTCGTGGAAAGCCCGTTCTATCTGGAAGTGACAG ccctgacACAGAAGCCCGATGTCTACGTCCCAGAGACCCTGGAAGCAGGGCGCCGGGCGACACTCATCTGTGTGTTTAACTGGGCCTTTGAGGAATGTCCAGCCCCTACTTTCTCCTGGATGGGGGCCGCCGTCACCACCCCAGGGCCCGGACGCAAACCCTCCTACTTCTCAGTGCTTTCTCTCACACCGAGACCCCAGGACCACGGCACCCACCTCACGTGCCGGGTAGACTTCTCCAGAAAGGGCGTGAGCGCAGAGACAACCGTTCGACTTAACGTCACCC ATGTCCCCAAAGACCTGGTTATCAGCCTTTCCAGAGCCAAGGCATCAG CCCCGGAGCCCCAGGGAAACAGCCCACATCTGGAAGTCCAGAAAGGCCAGTTCCTGCAGCTGGTCTGTGCTTCCGAGAGCCAGTCCCCTGCCACCCTGAGCTGGGCCCTGGAGGACAGGATCCTCTCTTGGTCTCACCCCTGGACCCCCGGCCCCCTGGCTCTGGTGCTGACCCGGGTGATGCCTGGGGATTCAGGCTGCTACACCTGCCGAGCAGAGAACAGGCGTGGCTCCCAGAGCCGCACCCTGAACCTCTCCGTGCAGT ATGCCCCAGAGAACCTGAGAGTGATGGCCCTACAAGCAAACAGGACAG TCCTGGAAAACCTTGGGAATGGCACGtccctcccagccctggaggGCCAAAGTTTGCGTCTGCTCTGTGTCGCCCACAGCAACCCCCCAGCCCAGCTGAGCTGGGCCCTGCGGGGACAGACTCTGAGCCCCTCCCAGCCCGCAGACCCCGGGATCCTGGAGCTGCCTCAGATACAAACGGAGCATGAAGGAGTCCTCACCTGCCGAGCTCAGAACTCGCTGGGCTCCCAGCAcgtctccctgcttctctctgtggTCT gCCCCCCGAGGCTGCTCGGCCCCTCCTGCTCCTGGGAGGGCGAGGCGCTGGGCTGCACCTGCTCCGCCCAAGCCCAGCCGGCCCCCACCCTGAGCTGGCGGCTAGGGgaggggctgctggaggggaacCACAGCGACGCTTCCTTGACCGTCACCTCCAGCTCCGAGGGGCCCTGGGCCAACAGCTCCCTGAGCCTCAGGGGACCGCTGAGCTCCGGCCTCAGACTCAGCTGCGAGGCCCGGAATGCACATGGGGAACAGAGCGCCGCGGTCCTGCTGTTGCCAG ATAAGAAGGGACTCCTCTCAAAGGCGTTGGGTAGCGGAATATTTCTGGGAATGGGCATCACGACgctccttttcctctgcctcatCCTGGTCAC GAAGACTCTGAGGAAGAAACAGGCCCAGGCAGGGACTCCGGCCCACGCAGGGGCTCCGGCCCACGCAGGGACTCCGGCCCAGGCAGGGACTCCGGCCCAGGCAGGGGCTCCGCCGAAGCCCAAGGCCAAGCGGAGAAGCACGATCCTGGACTACATCAACGTGGTCCCCAATCCTGGTCCCCTG GCTCGCAATCGGAACCGGAACCAGAACCGGAAGGCCATGCCGAGCAGTCCTTCCCAGGCCTCTCCTCCAGGCGCTCCCTCCCAGGAATGTAAGA